One Sinorhizobium sp. BG8 DNA window includes the following coding sequences:
- a CDS encoding 3-hydroxyacyl-CoA dehydrogenase NAD-binding domain-containing protein: MRGNEEKSGEAVGAVAILGAGLIGCSWAALFAATGRPIHLYDSHVDAGAKFAEFWNAVRDTLAEMGLPHTPVMPEYRVFGSPADAVTDVDFVQECIPERLELKRVLYKEIEPALRPTAVVATSSSGLKLSDLQDGWQNPRNLIIAHPFNPPHIIPLVELYGNEATMPEALGVARGLYESCGKKTITLKREVMGHVANRLQAALWREAIHLVAEDVASVRDVDIAISAGPGMRWAVMGPHMLLNLGGGQEGIRAYCEQFRDSYALWWDDLGKPNLDHDTVSKLIDGLEEEIGGRDYNALRRERDTKLIALLGAIKQVETENNEPAVVG; encoded by the coding sequence TTGCGCGGCAACGAAGAGAAGTCGGGAGAAGCTGTAGGGGCCGTCGCCATCTTGGGCGCAGGCTTGATCGGTTGCAGTTGGGCTGCACTGTTTGCAGCAACGGGTCGTCCCATTCATCTCTATGACAGCCACGTGGATGCGGGTGCGAAATTTGCCGAATTCTGGAACGCCGTTCGGGACACCCTGGCTGAGATGGGCCTTCCTCATACTCCGGTCATGCCCGAGTACAGGGTGTTTGGCTCGCCCGCCGATGCGGTTACCGACGTCGATTTCGTGCAGGAGTGCATCCCCGAACGTCTCGAGCTGAAGAGGGTACTCTACAAGGAGATCGAACCGGCTCTCCGTCCGACCGCTGTGGTGGCAACGAGTTCCTCCGGCCTCAAGCTGTCCGATTTGCAAGACGGCTGGCAGAACCCGCGAAACCTCATCATCGCCCATCCCTTCAATCCTCCTCACATCATTCCTCTTGTGGAACTTTACGGCAATGAAGCCACGATGCCGGAGGCGCTAGGCGTGGCGCGCGGCCTCTACGAAAGCTGCGGGAAGAAGACGATCACCTTGAAAAGGGAGGTGATGGGCCATGTCGCCAACCGCCTCCAGGCGGCACTCTGGCGCGAAGCAATCCACTTGGTGGCTGAGGACGTTGCCAGCGTGCGCGACGTGGATATCGCGATTTCCGCCGGGCCGGGCATGCGGTGGGCGGTGATGGGACCGCACATGTTGCTGAACCTTGGCGGAGGCCAAGAAGGGATCAGGGCCTACTGCGAGCAGTTCCGAGACAGCTATGCGCTTTGGTGGGACGACCTTGGAAAGCCGAACCTGGATCACGACACCGTCAGCAAGCTCATCGATGGCCTCGAGGAGGAAATCGGCGGGCGCGACTACAACGCGCTCAGAAGAGAGCGCGACACCAAGCTGATCGCGCTGCTCGGCGCGATCAAGCAAGTGGAAACCGAAAACAATGAGCCAGCCGTCGTCGGTTGA
- a CDS encoding ABC transporter substrate-binding protein, translated as MENWNATNITRRRVLKSSVAAAVGLAAPSLISSRGFAAEADVIKMGIAMPLEGECAQWGIPIQRAGQMWVDEHNANGGILCGDGQRHKIEFSAYTNVCFLPNEELTAFRSAILQDGCKYMFQTYTPASRKAIARIATENQVLTNSYGGGFLGADFPYLMGGITGSPTAFLGLVSHVLEQNPDVKRVALMFTDNSFGLAGQGYCAAGCAPFEAQGKIEVVYNDVFDPNTTDYFPLMGAVLKTKPDAIFFSDLPPGKQAILLEAAQSLNYKGIWMCHSWDLPQIAQRVNLADLEGRVYCGFGVDASEPTFSPKAHNMYKTYVEKFGEGEWIGFAGLTYSAMATLDQAFAQSPSIEPKDVMEALYGIKNMEHPIYGKSAWSGMDIFGVDHHLLTPTPKYVIKDGKFALSGVTDDFAWWNEHKNDALPALQKYKMTET; from the coding sequence ATGGAAAACTGGAATGCGACCAACATTACGAGAAGGCGGGTTCTGAAGAGCAGTGTTGCCGCGGCCGTCGGTTTGGCGGCTCCGAGCCTGATCTCTTCCCGAGGCTTCGCCGCCGAGGCGGATGTCATCAAAATGGGCATCGCGATGCCCCTGGAAGGCGAATGCGCGCAGTGGGGCATTCCGATCCAGCGCGCTGGTCAGATGTGGGTGGACGAACATAACGCCAACGGCGGCATCCTTTGCGGTGATGGCCAGAGGCACAAGATCGAATTCTCGGCCTACACCAACGTCTGCTTCCTACCCAACGAGGAACTGACGGCGTTCCGCAGCGCGATCCTGCAGGACGGCTGCAAGTACATGTTCCAAACATACACGCCGGCGTCGCGCAAAGCGATCGCCCGCATCGCTACCGAGAACCAGGTGCTCACCAATTCATATGGCGGCGGCTTCCTCGGTGCGGACTTTCCATACCTGATGGGAGGGATCACCGGGTCGCCAACGGCATTCCTGGGACTTGTGTCCCATGTCCTGGAGCAGAATCCAGACGTCAAACGCGTGGCGCTGATGTTCACGGACAACTCCTTCGGTCTAGCAGGTCAGGGATATTGCGCCGCGGGTTGCGCGCCTTTTGAAGCCCAAGGGAAGATCGAGGTCGTCTACAATGACGTGTTCGATCCCAACACGACCGACTACTTCCCCTTGATGGGAGCCGTATTGAAGACAAAGCCCGACGCGATCTTCTTCTCCGATCTGCCTCCGGGCAAGCAGGCGATCCTCCTGGAGGCCGCGCAGTCCCTGAACTACAAGGGCATTTGGATGTGCCACTCGTGGGATTTGCCGCAGATCGCCCAACGCGTGAATCTCGCCGATCTCGAAGGCCGGGTCTATTGCGGGTTTGGCGTTGATGCTTCCGAGCCGACATTCTCGCCCAAGGCGCACAATATGTACAAAACCTACGTCGAAAAATTCGGCGAGGGCGAATGGATCGGGTTTGCGGGTTTGACATATTCGGCGATGGCCACATTGGACCAGGCCTTTGCTCAAAGCCCCTCCATCGAGCCTAAGGATGTGATGGAAGCTCTTTATGGCATCAAGAACATGGAGCACCCGATCTACGGGAAATCGGCCTGGTCGGGCATGGACATCTTCGGCGTGGATCATCACCTTCTGACCCCGACTCCGAAATACGTGATCAAGGACGGGAAGTTTGCACTTTCCGGCGTGACCGACGACTTCGCGTGGTGGAACGAGCACAAGAACGACGCTCTTCCCGCCTTGCAGAAGTACAAGATGACCGAGACCTGA
- a CDS encoding 3-keto-5-aminohexanoate cleavage protein, which produces MKRKVVLTCAVTGDGPIHPKYPNYPVTAEQIAAACIEAAAAGASVVHIHGRDPETGIGDRSPAVFRAIVEEVRKHNPDVLINLTTGMGATLVPDPADEGRAHPTTDVGTAAERVGHVMELRPQICTLDATTMNLEGGIAGAPDCVFMNTPGKLRDMAEMIREAGVKPEIEVFNPGDILLARRLVEQGHIDEPPLFQICLGVKWSAPADLKTLLYMKDLLPPNAVWSAFGISRWQMEIVAASTILGGHCRVGLEDNIYLERGVFATNAQLVERARRIISDLGCEVATPKEAREILGVS; this is translated from the coding sequence ATGAAACGTAAAGTCGTATTGACCTGTGCCGTCACGGGTGACGGGCCGATCCATCCAAAATACCCGAACTATCCGGTAACCGCAGAGCAGATCGCGGCCGCGTGCATCGAGGCTGCGGCGGCGGGTGCCTCGGTGGTCCATATCCACGGACGCGACCCGGAAACAGGAATTGGCGATCGTTCGCCAGCCGTTTTTCGCGCCATCGTGGAGGAGGTCCGCAAACATAACCCGGACGTTCTCATCAATCTTACGACAGGAATGGGAGCGACGCTCGTCCCCGATCCCGCCGATGAGGGGCGTGCGCATCCGACAACCGATGTCGGCACCGCCGCCGAACGCGTCGGCCACGTGATGGAACTCAGACCGCAGATTTGCACGCTCGACGCCACGACGATGAACCTGGAAGGCGGTATCGCGGGCGCGCCGGATTGCGTTTTCATGAACACGCCCGGCAAGCTTCGGGATATGGCGGAGATGATCCGGGAAGCGGGCGTGAAGCCGGAAATAGAGGTGTTCAACCCTGGCGATATCCTGCTTGCGCGGCGTCTTGTCGAGCAGGGGCATATCGATGAGCCTCCCCTTTTCCAGATTTGCCTCGGCGTGAAGTGGTCCGCACCCGCGGACTTGAAAACACTGCTCTACATGAAAGATCTTCTGCCACCCAACGCGGTCTGGAGTGCTTTCGGCATCTCTCGGTGGCAAATGGAAATCGTCGCCGCTTCGACGATCCTCGGCGGACACTGCCGTGTCGGCCTGGAGGACAACATCTATCTCGAGCGGGGTGTCTTCGCGACCAACGCGCAGCTCGTGGAACGTGCGCGACGCATCATCAGCGACCTGGGATGCGAAGTGGCGACACCAAAGGAAGCTCGAGAAATTCTCGGCGTGAGCTGA
- a CDS encoding thioesterase family protein, translating to MEKKSSELTSFVVHQWQCDHFGHLNVRHYASMFDDAIFVFWNRAGLKRNSVVVPVTASMKLTFRSEVSAGTVVRIESLVERVGGKSVTIVFRMLDSTDASLLAESEVVEVFFDLGSRESRPVPDKIRSSLELHS from the coding sequence ATGGAAAAGAAGAGCTCGGAATTGACATCGTTCGTGGTGCACCAGTGGCAATGCGACCACTTCGGTCATCTGAACGTCCGGCACTATGCCTCCATGTTCGATGACGCCATCTTCGTTTTCTGGAATAGAGCGGGACTCAAGCGAAATAGCGTGGTCGTACCGGTTACCGCCAGCATGAAGCTGACATTCCGTTCGGAAGTGTCAGCCGGAACGGTGGTCAGGATAGAAAGCCTGGTGGAACGGGTCGGCGGGAAGTCCGTCACCATCGTGTTTCGCATGCTCGACTCGACTGATGCGAGCCTCCTCGCCGAGAGCGAGGTCGTCGAGGTTTTCTTCGATTTGGGCAGCAGGGAAAGCCGCCCGGTTCCGGACAAGATCCGGAGCAGCCTGGAATTGCACTCCTAA
- a CDS encoding GntR family transcriptional regulator: MQVLISRRKAGGSRIRTYWLARLKAHSHFGARICLVQPLEEDDRHSESALYMHEAAKPAAEFTPSNCTALKKQSTGTNHMTTKTGQMPSFAGRRPILDNEFIYNELKQLLMIGEFLPGQKITLPMLADAFGTSQMPIREATNRLIAARAIEAPPRRSLCIPEATTERMDSLLPLRLLLEGEATRLAVIAKGAELAQELAAITEEMDSKVPSEDIKAYLRLNQKFHFHVYQTCGNPELVDMIELLWMRYGPMLNIVRSGVLSKSGHKRHLEIIKGFQDQDPEAAATAMRADIQDAAVPIREVIESKLREQETVAEGRKAVRAR; encoded by the coding sequence GTGCAAGTCTTGATTTCAAGGAGAAAAGCGGGAGGCAGCCGAATTCGCACCTATTGGCTGGCTCGACTGAAAGCTCACTCGCATTTCGGTGCTCGCATATGCCTCGTCCAACCGTTAGAAGAAGACGATCGACACTCTGAGTCCGCGCTCTATATGCATGAAGCGGCTAAACCCGCGGCAGAATTCACCCCGTCCAATTGCACTGCCCTGAAAAAGCAATCGACAGGAACAAATCATATGACGACTAAAACAGGACAGATGCCTAGCTTCGCGGGACGTCGCCCGATACTGGACAACGAATTTATATACAACGAACTCAAGCAATTGCTGATGATCGGGGAATTCCTGCCGGGACAGAAGATCACGTTGCCAATGTTGGCTGACGCGTTCGGAACGAGCCAAATGCCGATCCGGGAAGCAACCAACAGATTGATAGCGGCGCGGGCTATTGAAGCGCCGCCCCGCAGATCGCTCTGTATTCCCGAAGCCACCACTGAAAGGATGGATTCGCTTTTGCCCCTTCGATTGCTTCTGGAAGGGGAAGCGACTCGGCTCGCAGTCATCGCAAAGGGAGCGGAGTTGGCGCAGGAGCTCGCGGCGATCACCGAGGAGATGGACTCCAAGGTTCCGTCTGAAGACATCAAGGCGTATCTCAGGCTCAACCAGAAATTCCATTTCCATGTCTATCAGACCTGCGGCAATCCGGAGTTGGTCGACATGATAGAATTGCTCTGGATGCGATACGGGCCGATGCTCAACATCGTCAGGAGTGGCGTCCTTTCAAAGTCGGGCCACAAACGGCATCTCGAAATCATCAAGGGGTTCCAGGATCAAGACCCGGAAGCGGCTGCCACCGCGATGCGCGCCGACATACAGGACGCGGCAGTTCCAATCCGCGAAGTAATCGAAAGCAAGCTCCGGGAACAGGAGACTGTTGCCGAGGGCCGGAAGGCTGTCCGAGCGCGATAG